The Streptomyces sp. NBC_00691 genome has a segment encoding these proteins:
- the ppgK gene encoding polyphosphate--glucose phosphotransferase has protein sequence MNVFGVDIGGSGIKGAPVDLERGTLTEERHKVLTPHPATPDGVAGCVAEVVAHFGWTGPVGVTFPGVVTGSTIRTAANVDKSWVGVDAGTLLSERLGGLPVTVLNDADAAGIAEMTFGAGRGRKGTVIMLTLGTGIGSALFVDGRLVPNTELGHLELKGHDAETRASTKAKEDEDLSWEHWATRRVRKYLAHVEMLFSPELFIIGGGVSRKADKFLPLIEGIRAEIVPAELQNNAGIVGAGMAAGAA, from the coding sequence ATGAACGTCTTCGGAGTGGACATCGGCGGCTCGGGCATCAAGGGCGCCCCCGTGGACCTGGAGCGCGGGACGCTCACCGAGGAGCGCCACAAGGTACTGACCCCGCACCCCGCCACACCCGACGGTGTGGCGGGGTGCGTCGCGGAGGTCGTGGCGCACTTCGGCTGGACCGGACCGGTGGGGGTGACCTTCCCGGGAGTGGTGACCGGCTCGACCATCCGTACGGCGGCGAACGTCGACAAATCATGGGTCGGCGTGGACGCGGGCACCCTGCTGAGCGAACGCCTGGGCGGCCTCCCGGTGACCGTCCTGAACGACGCCGACGCGGCCGGAATCGCCGAGATGACCTTCGGCGCGGGCCGCGGCCGCAAGGGCACCGTGATCATGCTGACCCTCGGCACGGGCATCGGCTCGGCCCTCTTCGTCGACGGCCGCCTCGTCCCGAACACGGAGCTGGGCCACCTGGAGCTCAAGGGCCACGACGCCGAGACCAGGGCGTCGACGAAGGCCAAGGAGGACGAGGACCTCAGCTGGGAGCACTGGGCGACGCGCCGGGTGCGGAAGTACCTCGCGCACGTGGAGATGCTGTTCTCGCCGGAGCTGTTCATCATCGGCGGCGGGGTGAGCCGGAAAGCGGACAAGTTCCTGCCGCTCATCGAGGGCATCAGGGCGGAGATCGTCCCGGCGGAACTCCAGAACAACGCGGGGATCGTGGGCGCGGGGATGGCGGCGGGGGCGGCGTAG
- a CDS encoding exodeoxyribonuclease VII small subunit → MAAGTDTAASGADEAALGYEQARDELIEVVRRLEAGGTSLEESLALWERGEELAKVCRRRLEGARARLDASLAAERAAEEAGSPSGGDEEE, encoded by the coding sequence ATGGCAGCGGGAACGGATACGGCGGCATCGGGCGCGGACGAGGCGGCCCTCGGGTACGAGCAGGCGCGGGACGAGCTGATCGAGGTCGTACGGCGGCTCGAAGCGGGCGGAACGTCCCTGGAGGAGTCCCTCGCACTCTGGGAGCGCGGTGAGGAGCTGGCGAAGGTCTGCCGGCGCCGTCTCGAAGGGGCGCGGGCCCGGCTGGACGCCTCGCTCGCGGCCGAGCGGGCGGCGGAGGAGGCCGGGAGCCCCTCCGGCGGCGACGAGGAGGAGTAG
- a CDS encoding APC family permease, whose product MAEESQVAARGEDAEHTGLRRNLGFRDLVVYGLLFIAPMAPVGVFGTLDAKSGGAVALVYVFATVAMAFTAFSYAQMVRVAPQAGSVFTYARKGLGEGPGFVAGWMAMLDYLLIPAVAYLFAGIAMEALVPEVDRWVWTGIAVVLTTLLNLWGVRAAARVGFAVLAMEIVVLLVFVVSAIVALAQDGARRDWWSPLAGDASFSLAAVIGAVSVAVLSYLGFDAIASFAEEVTGGSAKVARALLFCLALAGVLFIAQTWLVALLEPVSSAELAADPGKQGSAFYDAVESAVGGWLHDLVAVSKAIGAAFAALAGQAAGGRLLFAMGRERRLPHVLARTDGGVPRVALLVSATVTMIAAVWAARRDDGLDHLVSVVDVGALTAFVLLHASVVGWFAVRRAEGPPHWLRHVVLPVIGAAILIAVIVEASVAAQVVGVVWLGVGLIVLAVQGATRTPSRR is encoded by the coding sequence ATGGCCGAGGAATCGCAGGTGGCGGCGCGCGGGGAAGACGCGGAACATACGGGACTTCGTCGGAACCTCGGGTTCCGGGACCTGGTCGTCTACGGGCTGCTGTTCATCGCCCCCATGGCCCCCGTCGGCGTCTTCGGCACCCTCGACGCGAAGTCCGGCGGAGCCGTCGCGCTCGTGTACGTCTTCGCCACGGTGGCCATGGCGTTCACCGCCTTCAGCTACGCGCAGATGGTGCGGGTCGCGCCGCAGGCCGGTTCGGTCTTCACGTACGCGCGCAAGGGCCTCGGCGAAGGGCCGGGATTCGTCGCCGGCTGGATGGCGATGCTCGACTACCTGCTGATCCCGGCCGTCGCCTATCTCTTCGCGGGCATCGCGATGGAGGCGCTGGTCCCGGAGGTCGACCGGTGGGTGTGGACCGGGATCGCCGTCGTCCTCACGACCCTGCTCAACCTCTGGGGCGTACGGGCGGCCGCCCGGGTCGGCTTCGCGGTGCTCGCGATGGAGATCGTCGTGCTGCTGGTCTTCGTCGTCTCCGCGATCGTGGCGCTCGCGCAGGACGGGGCACGGCGGGACTGGTGGTCGCCGCTCGCCGGTGACGCGTCGTTCTCGCTCGCCGCCGTCATCGGCGCGGTGTCCGTGGCCGTCCTGTCCTACCTGGGCTTCGACGCGATCGCCTCCTTCGCGGAGGAGGTCACGGGCGGCTCGGCGAAGGTGGCGCGGGCGCTGCTGTTCTGCCTGGCCCTCGCGGGCGTCCTGTTCATCGCGCAGACCTGGCTGGTGGCCCTGCTCGAACCGGTCTCCTCGGCCGAGCTCGCCGCCGACCCGGGCAAGCAGGGATCGGCCTTCTACGACGCCGTCGAGAGCGCGGTCGGCGGCTGGCTGCACGACCTCGTGGCCGTCTCGAAGGCGATCGGCGCGGCCTTCGCGGCGCTCGCGGGGCAGGCGGCCGGTGGCCGTCTCCTCTTCGCGATGGGCCGCGAACGGCGCCTGCCGCACGTGCTCGCCCGGACGGACGGGGGCGTGCCGCGGGTGGCGCTCCTGGTGTCGGCGACGGTGACGATGATCGCGGCGGTGTGGGCGGCCCGGCGGGACGACGGCCTCGACCACCTGGTGTCGGTCGTCGACGTGGGCGCCCTGACGGCCTTCGTCCTGCTGCACGCGAGCGTGGTGGGCTGGTTCGCGGTACGCAGGGCGGAGGGACCGCCGCACTGGCTGAGGCACGTCGTCCTGCCCGTGATCGGCGCCGCGATCCTGATCGCGGTCATCGTGGAGGCCTCGGTGGCGGCACAGGTGGTGGGCGTGGTGTGGCTGGGCGTGGGCCTGATCGTCCTCGCGGTCCAGGGCGCGACGAGAACACCGTCACGCCGCTGA
- a CDS encoding 4-hydroxy-3-methylbut-2-enyl diphosphate reductase, translated as MGRMTATPASTPDSASATNRPKRVLLAAPRGYCAGVDRAVIAVEKALEQYGAPIYVRHEIVHNKYVVQTLERKGAIFVDQATEVPPGNIVMFSAHGVAPTVHEEAREGRLATIDATCPLVTKVHKEAVRFANDDFDILLIGHEGHEEVIGTSGEAPDHIQLVDGPGDVAKIEVRDPSRVVWLSQTTLSVDETMETVDALKEKFPQLISPPSDDICYATQNRQIAIKELAGQAELVIVVGSKNSSNSIRMVEVAKQAGAPAAYLVDFASEIDEAWLDGVTSVGLSSGASVPDILVQEVLEWLSERGYADVEIVKTADESLTFSLPKELRNKDLRAVAEKLGAGTPAASAKE; from the coding sequence ATGGGACGCATGACTGCAACGCCCGCGTCGACGCCCGATTCCGCCTCCGCGACGAACCGCCCGAAGCGTGTCCTGCTCGCCGCTCCCCGCGGCTACTGCGCGGGCGTGGACCGTGCCGTGATCGCGGTGGAGAAGGCCCTGGAGCAGTACGGCGCCCCGATCTACGTCCGGCACGAGATCGTCCACAACAAGTACGTCGTCCAGACCCTCGAGCGGAAGGGCGCCATCTTCGTCGACCAGGCGACCGAGGTGCCGCCGGGCAACATCGTGATGTTCTCCGCGCACGGCGTCGCCCCGACCGTCCACGAGGAGGCCCGTGAGGGCCGGCTCGCGACCATCGACGCCACCTGCCCGCTGGTCACCAAGGTCCACAAGGAAGCCGTCCGCTTCGCCAACGACGACTTCGACATCCTCCTCATCGGCCACGAGGGCCACGAGGAGGTCATCGGCACCTCCGGCGAGGCCCCCGACCACATCCAGCTGGTCGACGGCCCCGGCGACGTCGCCAAGATCGAGGTCCGCGACCCGTCCCGCGTCGTCTGGCTCTCCCAGACCACGCTCTCGGTCGACGAGACCATGGAGACGGTCGACGCGCTGAAGGAGAAGTTCCCGCAGCTCATCTCCCCGCCGTCCGACGACATCTGCTACGCCACGCAGAACCGCCAGATCGCGATCAAGGAGCTGGCCGGCCAGGCCGAGCTCGTGATCGTCGTCGGCTCGAAGAACTCCTCGAACTCGATCCGCATGGTCGAGGTCGCCAAGCAGGCCGGCGCCCCCGCCGCGTACCTGGTCGACTTCGCGAGCGAGATCGACGAGGCCTGGCTGGACGGCGTCACCAGCGTCGGTCTCTCCTCCGGCGCCTCCGTCCCGGACATCCTCGTGCAGGAGGTCCTGGAATGGCTCTCCGAGCGCGGTTACGCGGACGTGGAGATCGTCAAGACGGCCGACGAGTCCCTCACCTTCTCGCTGCCCAAGGAGCTCCGCAACAAGGACCTGCGGGCCGTGGCCGAGAAGCTGGGGGCGGGCACGCCCGCAGCGTCCGCCAAGGAGTAA
- the ychF gene encoding redox-regulated ATPase YchF has product MSLTIGIVGLPNVGKSTLFNALTKNDVLAANYPFATIEPNVGVVGVPDARLTKLAEIFSSQRVLPATVDFVDIAGIVRGASEGEGLGNKFLANIRESDAICQVIRAFKDENVVHVDGKVSPKDDIETINTELILADLQTIEKVLPRLQKEMRIKKDTAPKVAAVEAAQAILERGDTLFSQGIVQGSEKAELLHDLHLLTTKPFLYVFNVDEDELTDDAFKAEQSALVAPAEAIFLNAKLEQDLTELDEEDAMELLQSVGAEEPGLAILARVGFATLGLQTYLTAGPKESRAWTIKQGATAPEAAGVIHTDFQKGFIKAEVISFADLVETGSVADARSAGKARMEGKEYVMQDGDVVEFRFNV; this is encoded by the coding sequence GTGTCGCTCACGATCGGAATCGTCGGTCTGCCGAATGTCGGCAAGTCGACCCTGTTCAACGCCCTGACCAAGAACGACGTGCTGGCGGCCAACTACCCGTTCGCCACGATCGAGCCCAACGTCGGGGTCGTCGGTGTCCCGGACGCCCGCCTGACCAAGCTCGCGGAGATCTTCAGCTCCCAGCGCGTCCTCCCGGCGACGGTCGACTTCGTCGACATCGCGGGCATCGTGCGCGGCGCGAGCGAGGGCGAGGGCCTCGGCAACAAGTTCCTGGCGAACATCCGCGAGTCGGACGCCATCTGCCAGGTCATCCGCGCCTTCAAGGACGAGAACGTCGTCCACGTCGACGGCAAGGTCTCGCCGAAGGACGACATCGAGACGATCAACACGGAGCTGATCCTCGCGGACCTCCAGACGATCGAGAAGGTCCTGCCGCGCCTCCAGAAGGAGATGCGGATCAAGAAGGACACGGCGCCGAAGGTCGCCGCCGTCGAGGCCGCGCAGGCGATCCTGGAGAGGGGCGACACCCTCTTCTCGCAGGGCATCGTGCAGGGATCGGAGAAGGCGGAGCTCCTCCACGACCTGCACCTCCTCACCACCAAGCCGTTCCTCTACGTCTTCAACGTGGACGAGGACGAGCTGACGGACGACGCGTTCAAGGCCGAGCAGAGCGCGCTGGTCGCGCCGGCGGAGGCGATCTTCCTGAACGCGAAGCTGGAGCAGGACCTGACGGAGCTGGACGAGGAGGACGCCATGGAGCTCCTCCAGTCCGTCGGCGCCGAGGAGCCGGGCCTGGCGATCCTCGCCCGCGTCGGCTTCGCGACCCTGGGCCTCCAGACCTACCTGACGGCCGGCCCGAAGGAATCCCGCGCCTGGACGATCAAGCAGGGCGCGACGGCCCCCGAGGCGGCCGGTGTGATCCACACCGACTTCCAGAAGGGCTTCATCAAGGCCGAGGTCATCTCCTTCGCCGACCTGGTGGAAACCGGCTCGGTAGCCGACGCCCGCTCGGCCGGCAAGGCCCGCATGGAGGGCAAGGAGTACGTCATGCAGGACGGCGACGTGGTGGAGTTCCGCTTCAACGTGTGA
- a CDS encoding DNA-binding protein gives MPGTLLLDSEGLSKLYLKDRTVVALVQAASEEGIRVATSAMTTLEADYERIHPARIKWILSRVDVHDVTKEITDQAAALLRAHHLHGHKYAIDAAFAVIARNAPRPVTVLTSDPEDLTLLCGPSVEVVKV, from the coding sequence ATGCCCGGCACCCTCCTGCTCGACAGCGAAGGCCTCTCGAAGCTCTACCTCAAGGACCGTACCGTCGTGGCCCTGGTCCAAGCGGCCTCGGAAGAGGGCATCCGCGTCGCCACCAGCGCCATGACCACGCTTGAGGCCGACTACGAGCGCATCCACCCGGCCCGTATCAAGTGGATCCTCTCCCGCGTCGACGTTCACGACGTCACCAAGGAGATCACCGACCAGGCCGCCGCGCTTCTGCGCGCCCATCACCTCCACGGCCACAAGTACGCCATCGATGCCGCCTTCGCCGTCATCGCCCGCAACGCACCCCGGCCGGTCACGGTCCTCACGTCCGACCCCGAGGATCTGACACTCCTGTGCGGCCCTTCTGTCGAGGTCGTCAAGGTCTGA
- the xseA gene encoding exodeoxyribonuclease VII large subunit — protein MALTTSAEAPLPVGEVSRLIGGWIDRLGAIWVEGQITQLSRRPGAGVVFLTLRDPSHDISIGVTCYRQVFDAVADVVSEGARVVVRAKPEWYAPRGQLSLRAVEIKPVGIGELLARLEQLKRGLASEGLFALDRKKPLPFLPHRIGLVCGRASAAERDVLENARRRWPAVAFEVRNVAVQGVKAVPQVVQAVKELDAHEDVDVIIVARGGGSVEDLLPFSDEQLVRTVADCRTPVVSAIGHEPDSPLLDLVADLRASTPTDAAKKVVPDVGEELDRVRGLRDRALRTVRGLLDREERGLAHTLARPVMEHPQRMVEVREDEIVALLARSRRVLGHLLDRADSELSHTRARVRALSPAATMERGYAVLQRADGSVVRSPEEVAADEELRARVAEGEFAVRRVADPA, from the coding sequence ATGGCTCTGACTACGTCCGCCGAAGCACCGCTTCCCGTCGGTGAGGTCTCCCGTCTGATCGGGGGGTGGATCGACCGGCTCGGGGCGATCTGGGTCGAGGGGCAGATCACGCAGTTGTCCCGGCGCCCCGGCGCCGGCGTCGTCTTCCTGACGCTGCGCGATCCCTCGCACGACATCTCCATCGGCGTCACCTGCTACCGCCAGGTCTTCGACGCCGTGGCGGACGTCGTGTCGGAAGGCGCCCGGGTCGTCGTGCGCGCCAAGCCCGAGTGGTACGCGCCGCGCGGCCAGCTGTCCCTGCGGGCGGTGGAGATCAAGCCCGTCGGCATCGGCGAGCTGCTCGCCCGTCTCGAACAGCTGAAGCGCGGCCTGGCCTCCGAGGGGCTGTTCGCCCTCGACCGGAAGAAGCCGCTGCCCTTCCTGCCCCACCGCATCGGCCTCGTCTGCGGCCGCGCCTCCGCGGCGGAGCGGGACGTCCTGGAGAACGCGCGCCGCCGCTGGCCGGCCGTCGCCTTCGAGGTGCGGAACGTGGCCGTGCAGGGCGTGAAGGCCGTCCCCCAGGTCGTCCAGGCCGTCAAGGAGCTCGACGCCCACGAGGACGTCGACGTGATCATCGTCGCCCGGGGCGGCGGCAGCGTCGAGGACCTGCTGCCCTTCTCGGACGAGCAGCTCGTCCGCACCGTCGCCGACTGCCGTACGCCGGTGGTCTCGGCCATCGGGCACGAACCCGACTCCCCCCTTCTCGACCTGGTGGCCGACCTGCGCGCCTCGACGCCGACGGACGCGGCCAAGAAGGTCGTCCCGGACGTCGGCGAGGAGCTGGACCGGGTGCGCGGGCTCCGGGACCGGGCCCTGCGGACCGTACGCGGGCTGCTCGACCGGGAGGAGCGCGGTCTCGCGCACACGCTCGCCCGGCCCGTCATGGAGCATCCGCAGCGCATGGTCGAGGTCCGCGAGGACGAAATCGTCGCGCTGCTCGCGCGCAGCCGTCGGGTCCTCGGTCACCTCCTGGACCGGGCGGACTCCGAGCTGTCGCACACCCGGGCGCGGGTCCGGGCGCTGTCGCCCGCCGCGACGATGGAGCGCGGGTACGCGGTGCTCCAGCGGGCCGACGGCTCGGTGGTCCGCTCCCCCGAGGAGGTCGCGGCGGACGAGGAGCTGCGCGCCCGGGTCGCGGAGGGCGAGTTCGCGGTGCGGCGCGTGGCCGACCCGGCCTGA
- a CDS encoding DUF4245 domain-containing protein: MVRVAGMRGRQTVRGMFQSLGVILVAAGVMYLFIPHDESAEPVKAKDYRVELLTAQRAAPYPVLAPEGLGEGWKATVVSYKRENANAWQLGFLSPDTQYVAIHQSTAAPKTFVPDVTQRAKNTGKTETVAGQVWQRWEGPKYDALVRVDGGATTVVTGTASFERLSEMVASLQSKKV; the protein is encoded by the coding sequence ATGGTGCGCGTGGCAGGTATGCGAGGCAGGCAGACGGTACGCGGGATGTTCCAGTCCCTCGGGGTGATCTTGGTCGCCGCGGGAGTGATGTATCTCTTCATTCCGCATGATGAGAGCGCCGAACCGGTCAAGGCGAAGGACTACCGGGTCGAGCTCCTGACGGCTCAGCGGGCGGCACCGTATCCGGTGCTGGCCCCCGAGGGCCTCGGCGAGGGGTGGAAGGCGACGGTCGTCTCGTACAAGCGCGAGAACGCCAACGCCTGGCAGCTCGGCTTCCTCTCGCCGGACACCCAGTACGTGGCGATCCACCAGTCGACGGCGGCGCCGAAGACCTTCGTGCCGGACGTCACCCAGCGGGCGAAGAACACCGGGAAGACCGAGACGGTGGCCGGCCAGGTCTGGCAGCGCTGGGAGGGCCCGAAGTACGACGCGCTCGTCCGGGTGGACGGCGGGGCGACGACGGTGGTGACCGGCACGGCGTCGTTCGAGCGGCTCTCCGAGATGGTGGCGTCGCTCCAGTCGAAGAAGGTCTGA
- a CDS encoding malonic semialdehyde reductase → MSLALDAAAQDLLFREARTANTFTDEPVTDEQVQAIYDLVKYGPTAFNQTPLRITLVRSPEARERLVKHMAEGNQPKTAAAPLVAILSADNEFHEELPALLPHFPQAKDMFFAERPVREQSAVLNAALQAAYFIVGVRAAGLAAGPMTGLDFAGVQKEFLDDDHTPLMVVNIGKPGEDAWFPRSPRLSFDEVVTTV, encoded by the coding sequence ATGTCTCTCGCCCTTGACGCCGCCGCTCAGGATCTCCTTTTCCGCGAGGCCCGCACGGCCAACACGTTCACCGACGAGCCGGTGACCGACGAGCAGGTCCAGGCGATCTACGACCTGGTGAAGTACGGTCCGACCGCCTTCAACCAGACCCCGCTGCGCATCACCCTGGTCCGCTCCCCCGAGGCCCGCGAGCGCCTGGTCAAGCACATGGCCGAGGGCAACCAGCCCAAGACCGCCGCCGCCCCGCTCGTCGCCATACTCTCGGCCGACAACGAGTTCCACGAGGAGCTCCCGGCCCTGCTGCCGCACTTCCCGCAGGCCAAGGACATGTTCTTCGCCGAGCGTCCGGTCCGCGAGCAGTCCGCCGTTCTGAACGCCGCCCTCCAGGCCGCGTACTTCATCGTGGGCGTCCGCGCCGCCGGCCTGGCCGCGGGCCCGATGACCGGCCTGGACTTCGCCGGCGTCCAGAAGGAGTTCCTGGACGACGACCACACCCCGCTGATGGTCGTCAACATCGGCAAGCCGGGCGAGGACGCCTGGTTCCCGCGCTCCCCGCGCCTCTCCTTCGACGAGGTCGTCACCACCGTCTGA
- the glpX gene encoding class II fructose-bisphosphatase → MTEQQNLPPELVVSPEAPDRNLALELVRVTEAAAMAAGRWVGRGDKIGADGAAVNAMRTLISTVSMNGVVVIGEGEKDEAPMLFNGERVGDGTGAEVDIAVDPIDGTTLNAKGMPNAIAVLAAADRGTMFDPSAVFYMDKLVTGPEAADFVDINAPVSVNIRRVAKAKNSSPEDITVVILDRPRHEGIIKEIRETGARIKFISDGDVAGSIMAVREGTGVDMLMGVGGTPEGIISACAIKCLGGVIQGKLWPKDEAERQKALDAGHDLDRVLSTNDLVGGDNVFFVATGITDGELLRGVRYRAETATTQSLVMRSKSGTIRQIDSTHRLSKLRAYSKIDFDRAN, encoded by the coding sequence ATGACCGAGCAGCAGAATCTGCCGCCCGAGCTCGTGGTCTCCCCCGAGGCTCCCGACCGCAACCTCGCCCTTGAGCTGGTCCGCGTCACCGAGGCCGCCGCCATGGCCGCCGGCCGCTGGGTCGGCCGCGGCGACAAGATCGGCGCGGACGGCGCGGCGGTCAACGCCATGCGCACCCTGATCTCCACCGTCTCGATGAACGGCGTGGTCGTCATCGGCGAGGGCGAGAAGGACGAGGCGCCCATGCTCTTCAACGGCGAGCGGGTCGGCGACGGCACCGGCGCCGAGGTCGACATCGCCGTCGACCCGATCGACGGCACCACGCTGAACGCCAAGGGCATGCCGAACGCGATCGCCGTCCTGGCCGCCGCGGACCGCGGCACCATGTTCGACCCGTCCGCGGTCTTCTACATGGACAAGCTGGTCACCGGCCCCGAGGCCGCCGACTTCGTCGACATCAACGCCCCGGTCTCGGTCAACATCCGCCGGGTCGCCAAGGCGAAGAACTCCTCCCCCGAGGACATCACGGTCGTCATCCTGGACCGCCCCCGTCACGAGGGCATCATCAAGGAGATCCGCGAGACCGGCGCCCGCATCAAGTTCATCTCGGACGGCGACGTCGCCGGTTCGATCATGGCCGTCCGCGAGGGCACCGGCGTCGACATGCTCATGGGCGTCGGCGGCACCCCCGAGGGCATCATCTCCGCCTGCGCCATCAAGTGCCTCGGCGGGGTGATCCAGGGCAAGCTGTGGCCGAAGGACGAGGCCGAGCGCCAGAAGGCCCTCGACGCGGGCCACGACCTGGACCGGGTGCTCTCCACGAACGACCTGGTCGGCGGCGACAACGTCTTCTTCGTCGCGACCGGCATCACCGACGGCGAGCTGCTCCGCGGGGTCCGCTACCGCGCCGAGACGGCGACCACGCAGTCGCTCGTCATGCGCTCGAAGTCCGGCACGATCCGCCAGATCGACTCCACGCACCGGCTCTCGAAGCTGCGCGCGTACAGCAAGATCGACTTCGACCGCGCGAACTAG
- a CDS encoding DUF6542 domain-containing protein: MYRVTGRTRRGPGGPRVQRAGAHGAAAGKPTGRPVPPVVLALRRLPQPRLTGLGAGLFASAVMLTLGFLDLLLLDGSPVVYGLLFLPVSALTALWVRTADLVTAPIGVPIAFAVGVVPIAGGTGGFGGQAMAVVTALAVHAGWLYGGTLVAGLIASVRKVREMGRRQHLVRTAAATPAAGSPAGTSAAGEAPGAGGRGPSSGRTPRRRPVA; encoded by the coding sequence GTGTACCGGGTGACCGGCCGGACCCGGCGGGGCCCCGGCGGTCCCCGCGTCCAGCGCGCCGGGGCACACGGAGCGGCGGCCGGGAAGCCGACGGGACGGCCCGTGCCGCCCGTCGTCCTCGCGCTGCGGCGGCTCCCCCAGCCGCGTCTCACCGGGCTCGGCGCCGGGCTGTTCGCCTCCGCCGTCATGCTGACGCTCGGCTTCCTCGACCTGCTGCTCCTCGACGGCTCCCCCGTCGTCTACGGACTGCTGTTCCTGCCGGTCAGCGCCCTGACCGCGCTCTGGGTCCGGACCGCCGACCTCGTCACCGCCCCCATCGGCGTCCCCATCGCCTTCGCCGTCGGCGTCGTCCCCATCGCGGGCGGCACGGGCGGCTTCGGCGGCCAGGCCATGGCCGTCGTGACCGCCCTCGCCGTGCACGCCGGCTGGCTGTACGGCGGGACCCTCGTCGCCGGGCTCATCGCGAGCGTGCGGAAGGTGCGGGAGATGGGACGGCGCCAGCACCTCGTGCGTACCGCCGCCGCGACCCCGGCCGCAGGCTCCCCGGCCGGAACCTCCGCCGCCGGTGAGGCGCCCGGTGCCGGTGGGAGGGGGCCCTCGTCGGGCCGGACTCCTCGCCGCCGTCCCGTCGCCTAG
- a CDS encoding WhiB family transcriptional regulator: MLQLPHQPLQVAAVPPQRAPAREDEAGPWHAEAVCRRDEAGLFFAPSKEPTAARLAREAAAKRVCGRCPVMVECREHALLQPEPYGVWGGLTAAERRVALARRRRREVELRKAAATDRIAQAG; this comes from the coding sequence GTGCTGCAACTGCCGCATCAGCCCCTCCAGGTCGCCGCCGTGCCTCCTCAGCGCGCCCCTGCACGGGAGGACGAGGCCGGTCCTTGGCACGCGGAGGCGGTGTGCCGCCGGGACGAGGCCGGACTGTTCTTCGCCCCCTCCAAGGAGCCGACCGCCGCGCGGCTCGCGCGTGAGGCGGCGGCCAAGCGGGTCTGCGGCCGCTGTCCCGTGATGGTCGAGTGCCGGGAGCACGCGCTCCTCCAGCCCGAGCCGTACGGCGTGTGGGGCGGGCTCACCGCGGCGGAGCGCCGGGTCGCCCTGGCCCGCCGCCGGCGGCGCGAGGTCGAGCTGCGGAAGGCGGCCGCGACCGACCGCATCGCCCAGGCGGGCTGA
- a CDS encoding DUF1707 SHOCT-like domain-containing protein codes for MDLEKKPEPEKQPEPQRQAAPAEPAPAETAFADPQGSLRASDADRDRIADILRDALAEGRIDAEEHSDRIDSVYRAKTVGELEPIVRDLPGARTRQEPAPDYGYGPEDADGPPANLVAIFSSTTRKGRWRVSRRTNAFALFGNIEIDLTEAIFAQRLTTINATSIFGNVEVRVPENISLRGNGSGIFGNFEVVTLEGVDPHAPVVVINGYSVFGNVEARPKRGKWITDLQDRMRKHLGH; via the coding sequence GTGGACCTCGAAAAGAAGCCCGAACCCGAAAAGCAGCCGGAGCCGCAGCGGCAGGCCGCCCCCGCCGAGCCCGCCCCCGCGGAGACCGCCTTCGCCGACCCGCAGGGCTCGCTGCGGGCCTCGGACGCGGACCGGGACCGGATCGCGGACATCCTGAGGGACGCCCTGGCCGAGGGGCGGATCGACGCCGAGGAGCACTCGGACCGGATCGACTCGGTGTACCGGGCGAAGACCGTCGGGGAGCTGGAGCCGATCGTCCGCGACCTGCCGGGCGCCCGGACGCGCCAGGAGCCCGCCCCGGACTACGGGTACGGCCCGGAGGACGCCGACGGCCCCCCGGCCAATCTCGTCGCGATCTTCTCCAGCACCACGCGCAAGGGGCGGTGGCGGGTGAGCCGCCGGACGAACGCGTTCGCGCTCTTCGGGAACATCGAGATCGATCTGACCGAGGCGATCTTCGCGCAGCGGCTGACCACCATCAACGCCACGTCGATCTTCGGCAACGTGGAGGTCCGCGTCCCGGAGAACATCAGCCTCCGGGGCAACGGCAGCGGGATCTTCGGCAACTTCGAGGTCGTGACCCTGGAGGGCGTCGACCCGCACGCCCCGGTCGTCGTCATCAACGGCTACTCGGTCTTCGGAAACGTCGAGGCGCGGCCCAAGCGCGGCAAGTGGATCACCGACCTCCAGGACAGGATGCGCAAGCATCTCGGCCACTGA